Proteins encoded within one genomic window of Empedobacter falsenii:
- a CDS encoding AMP-dependent synthetase/ligase: MNNPTRIFDLAYRQQELYPNHNMFASKIDGEWKFTKPAEFIEQTREISKGLLALGVKPGDRVGLVCESRYEWHVIDFAIQQIGAVVVAIYPNITDFEYQFIFNDAEIQLCIVSTKNLYEGINNMFSTIYSLEYVFAINEFPDSRNWSELKEIGKEITDEYVNNLSSIVRNSDLATLIYTSGTTGKPKGVMLSHNNLVSNFIAAKEIVVLEEGTRGLTFLPPCHTYERTVIYTYLYIGVTVYFAEGFEKIGDNINEVKPHIMTAVPRVMEKVYEKILKTGSALTGKKRKVFDWAIEIASQYEPDAKKRSLVYNVKLALARKLVLNKFYEALGGNFKYIISGSASLQGKIARVFMAAGLPFFEGYGMTETSPLITVNNPHKLGVRIGTVGSPIKDVKVKLAEDGEILVQGPNVMMGYYKNQKATDEVIIDGWLHTGDIGVWEEGEGHFLKIIDRKKEMFKISGGKYVVPQPIETKLVESNFIEQAMVVGDAQKFASAFIVPNYVNLKEWAKENAPEISNLSRDEFIASTEVHKVINQEVRKANQFFGNWEQIKKPAILTHEFTIEGEELTPTLKLKRKVILKKYQKEFDEIYK, from the coding sequence ATGAATAATCCTACACGAATTTTTGACTTAGCTTATCGTCAACAAGAACTTTATCCCAATCATAATATGTTTGCAAGTAAAATTGATGGCGAATGGAAGTTTACAAAACCAGCCGAATTTATTGAACAAACAAGAGAAATTTCTAAAGGTTTATTAGCTTTGGGAGTTAAACCTGGCGATCGAGTAGGACTTGTATGTGAAAGCCGCTATGAATGGCATGTGATTGATTTTGCAATTCAGCAAATTGGTGCTGTTGTAGTAGCGATTTATCCAAATATTACAGATTTTGAATATCAATTTATTTTCAATGATGCAGAAATACAATTGTGTATTGTAAGTACAAAAAATTTGTATGAAGGTATCAATAATATGTTTAGCACAATTTATAGTTTAGAATATGTTTTTGCGATTAATGAGTTCCCAGATTCTAGAAATTGGTCAGAATTAAAAGAAATTGGAAAAGAAATTACAGATGAATATGTAAATAATCTTAGTTCAATTGTCCGAAATTCAGATTTAGCAACTTTAATTTATACCTCTGGTACAACAGGAAAACCGAAAGGTGTAATGTTATCTCATAATAATTTGGTTTCGAATTTTATTGCGGCTAAAGAAATTGTCGTGTTAGAAGAAGGAACAAGAGGTTTGACTTTTTTACCGCCTTGTCATACATACGAAAGAACTGTAATTTATACCTATTTATATATTGGTGTAACGGTTTATTTTGCCGAAGGATTTGAAAAAATTGGTGATAATATCAATGAAGTAAAACCTCATATCATGACTGCTGTTCCTCGTGTGATGGAAAAAGTTTATGAGAAAATCCTGAAAACAGGTAGCGCTTTAACAGGAAAAAAGCGAAAAGTTTTTGATTGGGCGATTGAGATTGCTTCTCAATATGAACCTGATGCGAAGAAACGATCTTTGGTGTATAATGTGAAGTTAGCGTTAGCTCGAAAATTAGTTTTGAATAAATTTTATGAAGCGTTAGGAGGTAATTTCAAATACATTATTTCAGGAAGTGCTTCGTTGCAAGGTAAAATTGCGCGCGTTTTTATGGCGGCTGGATTACCATTTTTTGAAGGATATGGAATGACGGAAACATCGCCTTTAATTACCGTAAATAATCCGCACAAATTAGGTGTTCGCATCGGAACTGTGGGTTCGCCAATAAAAGATGTCAAAGTAAAATTAGCCGAAGATGGCGAAATTTTGGTTCAAGGCCCTAATGTGATGATGGGTTATTATAAAAATCAGAAAGCGACTGATGAGGTCATTATTGATGGATGGTTGCACACAGGTGATATTGGAGTTTGGGAAGAAGGAGAAGGTCATTTCTTGAAAATTATTGACCGTAAAAAGGAAATGTTTAAAATTTCTGGAGGGAAATATGTTGTTCCTCAACCAATCGAAACAAAGCTTGTCGAATCAAATTTTATTGAACAAGCAATGGTTGTTGGTGATGCGCAAAAATTTGCTTCAGCTTTTATTGTTCCGAATTATGTAAATCTGAAAGAATGGGCAAAAGAAAATGCACCTGAAATTAGTAATCTTTCTCGTGATGAATTTATAGCATCTACAGAAGTTCATAAAGTAATTAATCAAGAAGTTCGTAAAGCAAATCAGTTTTTTGGAAATTGGGAACAGATTAAGAAACCAGCAATTCTAACGCACGAATTTACGATTGAAGGTGAAGAATTAACTCCAACTTTAAAATTAAAACGTAAAGTTATTCTAAAGAAATATCAGAAAGAATTCGACGAAATTTATAAATAA
- a CDS encoding AMP-dependent synthetase/ligase — protein sequence MEATRIFDLPKRQLEKFPDLSMFVSKQNGEWKPMKTTTFLEHVNAISKGLIACGVQPGEKVGLISENRVEWNMIDYAIQQIGAVVVAIYPNISDSDYEYIFSDSAIKLCFTSNLDLYTRINQLKTKLPSLEQLYSIDEFENTESWNVLIEKGKTIQQEEIDKRAANVKHEDLAFLIYTSGTTGNPKGVMLSHKNIIADVMACEYSTPLDPYDRALTFLPACHAYERTIQYLYVYMGISIYFAESMEKIGDNLKEIKPHMITAVPRVIEKVYEKIMQTGAQLSGFKKSIFDWAVKVGDEFVLEDDQRSTIYNLKLAIARKLVLHKWYEGLGGELKAIVTGSAAIQQRIVRVFLAAEIPIYEGYGLTEASPVIAVNCFRRGKKIGTVGPPLKGVEVKLADDGEILVKGDIVMMGYHNLPEKTAEEIKDGWLYTGDIGEWIDNKFLKIVDRKKEMYKTSGGKYIVPQQIEMKMVESPFIEQLMVVGEGEKFPGAFVVPSYTNLKKWAQSNASEIVNLPHDEFQKSDVVKKKLEDEINQLNNHFGHWEQIKKIAIIPNEMTVEGGELTPTLKFKRKIILEKYKKQYQEIFG from the coding sequence ATGGAAGCAACCAGAATTTTTGATTTACCAAAACGTCAGCTGGAGAAGTTTCCTGATTTATCCATGTTTGTATCCAAACAAAATGGAGAATGGAAACCGATGAAAACCACAACTTTTTTAGAACATGTTAATGCAATCTCAAAAGGATTGATCGCTTGTGGAGTTCAACCAGGTGAAAAAGTGGGACTAATCTCAGAAAATCGTGTCGAATGGAATATGATAGATTATGCGATACAACAAATCGGAGCTGTTGTGGTAGCGATTTATCCGAATATTTCTGACAGCGATTACGAATATATTTTTAGCGATTCGGCTATAAAATTGTGTTTTACAAGTAATCTCGATTTGTATACGCGAATCAATCAACTCAAAACAAAATTGCCTTCATTAGAGCAACTGTACTCGATTGATGAATTTGAAAATACAGAAAGTTGGAATGTTTTAATCGAAAAAGGAAAAACAATTCAACAAGAAGAAATAGACAAACGTGCCGCAAATGTAAAGCACGAAGATTTAGCTTTTTTAATCTATACATCAGGAACAACGGGAAATCCGAAAGGTGTGATGTTGTCGCACAAAAATATTATTGCAGATGTTATGGCTTGCGAATATTCAACACCACTTGATCCTTATGATCGTGCTTTGACCTTTCTTCCTGCTTGTCATGCGTATGAGCGAACAATTCAGTATTTGTATGTGTACATGGGGATTTCGATATATTTTGCAGAATCGATGGAGAAGATTGGCGATAATTTAAAAGAAATTAAACCGCATATGATTACGGCTGTTCCTCGTGTGATTGAAAAAGTTTATGAAAAAATCATGCAAACGGGAGCTCAATTATCAGGTTTTAAGAAATCTATTTTTGATTGGGCTGTAAAAGTTGGCGATGAGTTTGTGTTAGAAGATGATCAGCGTTCTACAATTTATAATTTGAAATTAGCAATTGCCCGAAAATTAGTTTTACACAAATGGTACGAAGGACTTGGTGGCGAATTAAAAGCCATTGTAACGGGAAGTGCAGCGATTCAACAACGAATTGTTCGCGTATTTTTAGCTGCCGAAATTCCAATTTATGAAGGTTATGGATTGACAGAAGCTTCGCCAGTAATTGCGGTGAATTGTTTTCGTCGAGGTAAAAAGATAGGAACTGTTGGACCTCCGTTGAAAGGTGTTGAAGTAAAATTGGCTGATGATGGCGAAATTTTAGTGAAAGGTGATATTGTGATGATGGGTTATCATAATTTACCAGAAAAAACTGCCGAAGAAATCAAAGATGGTTGGCTATACACGGGTGATATTGGAGAATGGATAGACAATAAATTCTTGAAAATTGTTGACCGTAAAAAAGAAATGTACAAAACTTCGGGAGGGAAATATATTGTTCCACAACAAATCGAAATGAAAATGGTAGAATCGCCATTCATCGAGCAATTGATGGTTGTTGGAGAAGGCGAGAAGTTTCCTGGAGCTTTTGTGGTTCCGAGTTATACAAATCTCAAAAAATGGGCGCAGTCAAATGCTTCTGAAATTGTAAATCTTCCTCATGATGAATTTCAGAAAAGTGATGTTGTCAAAAAGAAATTAGAAGATGAAATCAATCAACTGAATAATCATTTTGGACATTGGGAACAAATCAAAAAGATTGCAATTATTCCAAATGAAATGACCGTAGAAGGTGGAGAATTAACGCCAACGTTAAAATTTAAACGTAAAATTATTTTAGAAAAATACAAGAAACAATACCAAGAAATTTTTGGATAA
- a CDS encoding STM3941 family protein, translating to MNSVKVYAKQTSNWGLLFGSLLFFACSIYLFLNANQVNSPQTAKILSGVLFVPSLLFIIVSIKKLMKKQLILLIDKKGIVYKPTDHLNYIEWGKILEIEELKLPRQRVINVKVVDADKFINNESQKFLQARMRFWNKIYGAVVSFDANTLDKNHFEIMNLFDEFMEDYKISTASKND from the coding sequence TTGAATTCAGTTAAAGTTTACGCAAAACAAACAAGCAATTGGGGATTATTATTCGGTAGTCTTTTATTTTTTGCTTGTTCAATTTATTTATTTCTAAACGCCAATCAAGTTAATTCTCCGCAAACTGCAAAAATTTTAAGCGGAGTTTTATTTGTTCCAAGTTTACTATTCATCATCGTTTCAATCAAAAAATTGATGAAAAAACAATTGATTTTATTGATTGATAAAAAAGGAATTGTTTACAAACCTACGGATCATTTGAATTATATTGAATGGGGAAAAATCTTGGAAATTGAAGAACTGAAATTACCTCGTCAACGTGTCATCAATGTAAAAGTTGTTGATGCTGATAAGTTTATCAATAATGAATCTCAAAAATTCCTACAAGCGCGCATGAGATTTTGGAATAAAATATATGGTGCTGTTGTTTCGTTTGACGCAAATACATTAGATAAAAATCACTTCGAAATCATGAATCTTTTTGACGAATTTATGGAAGATTATAAGATTTCTACAGCGTCAAAAAATGATTAA